Genomic segment of Vairimorpha necatrix chromosome 4, complete sequence:
ATCTTGTCGTCTCATAATTTCTCttcttaatatattttatctctCTAGTTCGTTCCCGTGGTATTTATGGTCTATCTTCTATTGTTTCCTTTGCCTTATGCTGCCGTATTTCTAGAATATCTTCCATCGCTGCTGCTACTGTCCTCTTGATATATATTCTcacattattatttattcctTTCCTATCTGTATCTATATTAACATCTATTACTTTTATGTACtaatcatttaaaaaacatctcATAGACCTCACATACTGTCTGCCATGctcttttttcttatatatatttctttagtTAACTTCTTTGTGACTTCTTCAATCATTCTAAATCTCTCTTCTCCATCTTCATAATCTTTATCAATCTCTTTTAGATGTGTTCCTATTATGTCATgattatgttttaaatttatattccaaaccataaaatttttcagcTCATTGCTTctctttttgaaaaaattttcttaaaatcaTCATCGTGTCAACCCTCAATTATTTTGATCTCATACATAATAATCTCATATTCTTGCAATAATTTTCTGGCCTCTTGAACACGGCCAACACTTGTTAACTCGGATTTGGTATCGCCACATGTGTATATATCCATTATTAGGGGTTGgaaatataagaatataaaatatttgatctacaaattaaaaagtttttggATCTTCTTTAGGAggcaaaatttttaattaattaccctattttaaattttaaaaaaatgtaagcatcacaaaataaaaagttctAAGGTAAACTGAATAACACATGTTAACaaatcatttaaatttttttatatacatcataaaaaaaccaTCTATCCATCTAGTATTAtactatattttaaaaaaaatttgattgaTTTTTTGACCCTCTTTTCGTGTTATTTGTAACaaaataacataatatAAGCACTTATTATATTACAATGATATCTTATATAAGTTTTAAGAGCTTTTTGAAAATCATAAGTTGAAGATCATGTGTTAATAGATTCTTATTTGGAatgttgttttaaaaattagttataaaatatcGATTAAATcgatttatagaaaatatagtTCTTTACATagaaaattacaaaaaaacatttaactATAACATTTCGTATTATaaatgtcaaatattttacttaaGAACATATAGAAGGTAGCTCactaaattttattgaatgATTTGAAACAAACACTGCATCCAACGTTCGCTTaggaaataatttttaaagtttcttaaaattatgaTCTCTCacttttacattttaattctacttcaaaaataagttacaaaaaaaatgaaaaaacaaatcaaGTTAATCTTGTTTCGAAAACAAGAAAGCatattttagttttatatctaaaaaaaaattattttattttttatcccTAAAACTCAAAAAATGAAGGTAAATAATGTGTTgtcttatatatataaatattcgtTAAATGTTCTTAATGTCTCAGACAATTTTATACCAGTCCCACTATTTAGACATTTCTTATAATCATTAGTTTCCTTAAaaggaattttttaaattctttctttagaaacgtaaacaaaaaaaaatgaaaaacaaaattataaaaaggaACTTAACAAAGtaagaatatttaatgAATGTTATTGCCCGGAGCAATGGCCAGAAAATGCTGACTTGAGAAGGATactaaaaagattttaaaagaagatcAGTAGTATTTCCATGAAATTTGTATGTTAAAagctttttaatatttgaggtatgaaagaaaaattaattacatTCGATAGACAAAAAGTTTGGAAAATTTAAAGGCTGGTCTTTTTTAACTAGGTTGGTGGAAAAACAGAAAGAGAAGCTTTTGGGGTAAAgcaaaataatttcttctttttggGATGTAATTAATGGTATCACAGAGCTCCCGCTGAGATTAAAAGTAGGCCTATATGGATCATTAAGATTGTTTGTTACCACAAACAACACTTCAAAATTTTCCCACGTCTTAAATTGGCTTCCTGGACGGGACAGATTGTTTACATTACTGCAAACAAAACTCTACGACTAAGCccataaaatataagagAATTTTGAATGCTGCggtatttttcaatatagaAATCTAGTAACTAGACAAGTTATTAGATCAATCGtttcaaaaaatcaaagaGAAAGATATATTACTAGCTTTTTTTGCTCTCCGACTATATCACGAACACAATGAAGCTTTATAATGGTTATTAATttgtagatttttttaaaaaataatttggaTGGTATCACTTTTGATGAAACATGTTATAGTCAGGAATGCCTTTAAAACATTGTTTAGAACGTATGGttcatattttatactTCACATGATTACGACAGagaattattaaatcaaGTACTCTTCGATTTtgtcaaaaatatgaaataagACATGTGAAGGGGATAGCTAGATGTCAATGGATATAGAGACAGATAGAACGATGTAATCAAACAATAGAGTGGATGATTGCATCTACCTTgagaacaaaaaaaatttaggcAATTGACCGAGgtacaaaaaaaagtttctggtctattaataattaaagaCACTCTACTACGAGACAACCCCCATTCTCTCTAATGTTTGTTAGACTCATTAGGGTCATAATGGATGAGTCTAGAATTACTGGCATTCTGAATTAAATATAGCAAAAATCATGAACAACAATAAGATGAAGAAAGGTTATCCGATGTTCTAGATGCAAATACTAATGAAGATATTGCTTAACTATATGCTTTCTATAACACAAACctacttaaaaaatattttttcatggAGTAGCTAGaaacataataaattattacaaataGAATGATACAAAGAAGTAAATCTAGAAATGATTTCTTAGAGTATAAAATAGGATAAATGGTTCTTAAAAGACCTTAATTGGACAACAACATTAATACCAGAAGACATTCTCTTTGAACATTTAGATGCAGAAATCTATGTTATTAACAGACATAATACAATTTATTAAGTAAAATTATGCAGAGAAGATGGaattaaaatcatattaaaaaaaaaaactaagaGATCCAAGGTTGCTAGGTGATGAATAAagtactaaaaaaatcatttactttattattatatttgtcGAATGTTCCTTTATTTACGAATTGCATGGGGgtgaaaatatataatatttatagaaggATACGACACCTCTCCCCCCCTAAATTGAAGTATCTGCTTTAACTCGTGTTTTGTTAAGCCTGTATACTTTTCCATTCTTTTTTACCACATAGGCATCGggtaaaattatttctgtGATCACGTATCCATCTTCCCAATTGCACTTGAACTTCCCGCTTTTGGTCTCACgatatattaaaactttatcGCCCACGTTTAGCTTTTTCGCCACCTCTACTTTCCCTTTCACGATTGCTTTTTTGTACTTTTCGAAGTTTTCATCGCGCTTACTCTTCGTTTCCTCCGCTGAGAATGTCACTTCTTCCTTGTCTAGCGCTTTGTCTACAGACAGCATCGGCAATTTATTCTCCCTTAACATGAACGGCGATGTTCCTATGCTCCGATTATAAGACAGGTTGAGGCATCTCGTGGCTTCTGGAAGCTTGTTCTTCCAGCTTACCCTTCCGAAATctgtaattttatttagtatCTTCATTAACGTCTGATTCGCTCTTTCTACTGCGCCTACAGTTTCGTGATGTTCTGGTGAACTGTATTGCCAGTCAATACCGTTCTTTTCGGCCAGGTCTTTGATGTcagaatttataaattctagCCCGTTGTCAGTCAAGATTCTTTCTGGAATGCCGTGTTTCTCGATAATCAATTGCTGGATTAATCCCATTATTTTCGACCCTGTTTTATAGTTAATAACAGCCGTCTCGACCCATTTAGAGTAGTGGTCAATAGCAATGAATATGAAGCTGTTTTGACCCGAAGTGTCGCATATGCGTCCTATGAGATCTATCACCCATATTTGGTTCGGCCTTTCTGATCGTATaactttgtttttttgtgtttcGTAATGGGTATCCCGATTTCAAGCACGTTTTACACTTTTCTACGTGTTCCTTGATGTCCTTATGCATTCCTGCCCATTTGTACCTCTGTGAAATCATGAAGCTCATCGTACTAGCGCTAGCATGTCCAACGTCTAGATGGTAGGATTCTAAGATCTTCTGTCTGTCTTCATCGCTTGGTCCTGTAGCTTCGatgatatttatatctttcTCTGTCGGGGTTTGTCTGCTTAACCCGTCTGCTCCATTAACCTCTCCTTTTATGTAGGTTGATTGAAATGCATACTCCTGCAACTTCATTGCCCACCTCAGCAATCTACTGGTAGGGTTCTTAGCTTCCCATAGATAAGTCAGCGCTTTGTGGTCCGTCTTCAATATGAACTCTCTACCCAGGAGGTAGTGTCTATAGTTCTCGATGCCTTTTACAACGGCCAAGAGTTCTTTGTCTGTTGTAGAGTAGTTCTTATGGGCTTTCTCTAAACTTTTGCTGAATGCACTTACGAAGTGCTCCTTCCCATCATCTCCAATCTGTGAGAGGATCGCGCCTATTCCCTGCTCTGACGCATCCGTAGTCAGTATAAACGGTTTCCTGAGATTAATCTTGTATCTTATTGTCTCTTCTGTGAGAAGTCTCTTTAGATCTTCGAATGCCCGTTTCTCCTTTTTGCTGAGAGAAATACTCTTAACACTTCGCTTTGACTCTCCTTTAAACAGTTCGTAGAGAGGGGCTGCTATCGCTGATAAGTTACGGATGAACTCCCTACAGTAATTTATGAGCCCAAGAAACGACCGTAGTTGAGCAATATTCGTCGGCTCCTTATACTCGTTTATGGCTTTGACCTTCTCTGGGTCCGGTTTGATCGTCTTGTTTGTTACTATATTCCCtagaattttaatttcttctttgaAGAAGTGGCACTTCTTCCTGTTAAGTGCGATTCCTGCTGCCTTAAGCTTACCCAATACGATTTCCAAGTGCTCACGGTGTTCCTGTGATTTTTAGAATAGATAATAATGTCATCCAAGTATGGTATGACGAATTTTCTGTTTTCTTTCACAAAAATCTTATCCATAGTTCTCTGAAAAGTAGCAGGGGCATTACATAGCCCAAACGGCATCCTGTTAAATTCATAATGTCCTCCTCTCCAGCTGAATGCTGTCTTCTCCTTGTCTACTTCTTCAAGGGCTATCTGATAATATCCCGACGTAGCATCTAATGTCGAAAAGATAGTAGCGTCAGCTAGATCGTCGAGAATTTCATCAATTCGTGGGAGGGGGTATTTATCTTTGACTGTTATCTTGTTGAGCTCTCTGTAATCTATACAGAGCCTGATCGACCCATCAGGTTTCGTTACCGGAACAACTCTACTGTTCCAGGGGCTCCTACTATTTCTTATTACGCCCAACTGCAAGTTCTTCTTGATCTGTTGTGTGATTTCCTCTTCAAAGTGCAGAGGGATCTTTCCATTTTTCTGGTAAATTGCCTTCGCTACTGTTGTCTCGATTTGATGTTTCCCCATGTTACAAAGTGTAAGCTCTGAAATTTCAGTTTTGAACATGTCATGGTATTTCTCTTCGATTGAGATGTAATTGACTTTGTTAATCAGTGAGCCTTTCTTGACTGTATTGGCGAATTTTCTGATCAGTTGTTCCAGTAATATGGGGTTCGTTCGTATAGCGTCAACTCCTAAGATTATGTAGTCCGGTGTCCGTTCTGTGACGTAAGGGCTGAAAGTAATTGAAGTGTTTTCCGTCCtaaaattgatatttaGACATCTTCCTGTAATCTCCAATTGTGTCCCTGATGCTGCTCGTATGATCGTTGAAGATCTGGTAAATCTGATATTTGTCCCTTCGAGGACTCTTGCGGGTATCAGGGAGACATCAGCTCCGGTATCAATTAATGCTCGATGTCGTTTACGATTGAATTCTACGTTTATGTAGCAAGGATTAGTGAAACAGCTGTTGATCTTGTAGTTTTCTATGGTGTAGGGTATATTTCCCTTCTTCGATGGTCCGACCTTCAAAGTCCTGTTATCTAGTGTCTCGTCCGTATTAGTCGTGTTACTTTTCATAGGGAATGCTATCCAAGAAACTTCCTCTGTGCGCCTCAGGAATTCACTCCAATCTTGGCATTGTCTagcaaaattataaagaattgATTTGAGGACTGAAGGAGACTTCTTGATTACTATGAGGCTGACTGCTTTGTACTCCATTGTTTGTTGCTCTATAAGGGAGTTTCCTTTCCTGCAGAAGTCTATGAAAGCCTCTAGGTTGCCAAATTGTTGCGGTTTAACAAACTCGTCTAGAGTGGCCAGAGTTTTCTGTGAACTGTAAAATCTCAATTTTAGACTCTTAGTAACCTCTGCCAGATCAAGTTCGGACACCCGTTCAAATGCCATTGCTATCCATGAGAGAGCTGGCCCCCGTAGACCCAGGCAGATAAGTCTGGCGGTCTGATCTTCTGTCAGTCCCATAACCCTCGCCGTGAACGTTGTGTCACGCAACCATGTATTTATATCCTCTTCCTTCTTTCCACTGAAGCAGCCAACAGTTTTTATCGCTGTCGCCATGTCGAATGTTCCTTTATTTACGAATTGCATGGGGgtgaaaatatataatatttatagaaggatacgacaatattttttttttttattatcccTTCAAAATTATTCCCCTCAAAAATTCGAGACCAAATTTCTAGTTCATCGTAAACGACCATTTATTTGTACTATTTTTTCGATTGATCCCTCGctatagatttttttacctCTGGCTATCGTTTCGAACTGTgacaataaataaaaaaattttaaaaatgttttcgCTGTTGATTTCATACTtactattatatttattcttttaaatatcaaatttattttaaattcttttttttttcgaattAGAAAATCATAATAAACAAACGATAAATAATAGTTTATTtcgttaatttttttctttagttTAGAAATTTGTAGCACAGCTCGTCCCAGTATCGCTAATGGGATTTAGCTCTTTATAGACAATAGTTTCTGTGCACTTGTTTTCGTATTTCAACTTCAAAATGTTAGCTATGATGTACTTAAACTACACCACTTCTTCACAACCGCCATATTTGATTGTGCGCTTACAGCTCTAGCCACTTCTTCCTGTCCTGCATcctatttattttatcctCGTCATCGTTCCCAAGAGATGGACTTGGGGGTCTTCTTTAGCACAATAAACTAGAAGTTTTCtgaaaaataacaaactTTATATGTTATTTTACAATGTTTGATGTAAActgttttttctttaacagTCTGCGAAgaatttttactaaaaatttgtttattagaTAAACATAACCTTCTAAGCAAGATTTTCTATTATGTTTATGGGGTTAAAAATGTGATATTATACCTTCGAAAACATAATCAGAATAAAGGAAAGAATATCTAGATTATGCTGCTCTCTGCTTTCAGGGAAATCTGAGGACCACTGGAGAGCTGTCAGTTGACTTTGAAATTCAACCAATAAATTCTCAGATGAAAATGCCTTTTTATactcaaaaatattatagttATTTTGTgcgtttttatttttcaattacaatgtttattcttttaatttttttagaaatgaaaatcatatataataaatccCAAAACATAgacaaaattaatttgcGTTAAAATTTCCAAGTTGATTCAGTAGtgattttaaatcattttatgAGAAAATATCTTACAACAATTATGTTATTTCAATCGGCATATTGAACATACCGAAGCTTACATCCAAATGAGATCAATAAAGAAGGCTAAAGAGTATCCCATTTGAACATGGTAGAGATTCTCCGAAACAAATCTGTAACTAAGAACATAGTAGAGGTAGATAAAGATGGTGTGTACAGATAAAGTGCGTGGTAATGGGGTTAAacggaaaaaataaaccaaACAATAGCttcgataaaaaattcatgtatatttatatacatatacatatatatatatatatatatatatatatatatatatatataatttttaaaagttgaTAGAGGATATTCACTTTTATATAGGAGATCCAAAATATTTCTgacatttttatgtttgaCAAGAAGGgggaataaattttaaaagttaaAGTTGTATAACCAATTAGGAGCGATACTAAGGTCgagaataaaaaactaagaaAAGTTACCTTTTTGCAAATAAAATGGGACCATCACACTAATCTCGCACAAGAATAGTTCCTGTGGTATTAATTACCacattatttgtttttatttatttttccctcCGGATgatttttctagaaaatattttgctacaaatattttctttttactttaccccaatttttaaagatgaGAAGAACTGGAAACAAAGACAGATATAGTGACATCGGGAAGGCCTCTCATACCTTACCCCCTAACATGAGGAACCAGACTAGCCCACGGGGGAAATACAATAAAcacaatttaaataaaaatatacttaaTAACATTGCAGAAGGAGCATCATCGAATACTACTTACAAACAGGCCTCCTTTCTGGTGTTAACACTACAGTTCCTTTGTAATGTATATGACAGGTGGTGACAGAGTATCACAGAAAGTACATCAAAtctgaaaatataattctaGCTACAAACATAGCCATAGTCTATTGTGTTATGAAAATCTAAAGTTCATCTCTTTAGAAAGACAACGAGTATAAGATCAAAGGATGCAGGAGAGGAAGAAGTGTCTGGAGCTGTAAGCGcactattaaaaatagtgACTTTTACAGAAGTAATGTATTTGGATGAGAATGAAGCTGAAAACTTGGAGTTGAAAACTAAAacaatttcattttatttatatttttggaGATCTGAATCCCATGAGCAATACGGGGACAAGCTGTACTACAAATATATGGATTAAGCAAAAATTAACTCAATAAAACATCTGTTTTGATATGTAAGTTATAATCATTGTTATTTGgaaattttactaaaatttaaCTAACATTTAATAGACTTAGatatctttaaaatctCTTTTTTCACAAATAGTACAAACGACGTACTTTAGCGTATATTGTCAGATTATTATGGATCGTATATAACAATCGTCGTGTATTTGGCTTATTTCGAGTTTTTTGGGAAATTTAATAGTTCCtaatttgataaatataaaaaatttatacacaTGGGTTTCTAATTTCTATATCTACTTCTTTTTTGCTCTTTGTTTTTACGCTTGGCATTATAATTACTTTgacatgttttttttgttatactATAGTAAATCTAATCAGATCTAAATGTAGACTATAATTTTAGTACTTATATTAGGTACAACCTTTAGGcagaaaaataaacattgtATTTGGAATATTTATACTATTTAGGTGTAAAAGCTATACATTTAGCtgtctttgtttttttttctttaaatacttGCCTCATAATCTTCTCTATTTTAGAAGTGGGAATTttgaagtttttttattttatatatttattttttttaatacaataacaaaatcaaaaatatttatttaattgacaaaaaatagtttttaatCACAAGTAAACTGATAATATACTAATATACTTGcattattttcttaatgCCAGATAAAGAATTCTGTATGGAACATAGAACTAGGTGTCTAAAGgtacatttaaaaattgcaGCAACTGCATAGATGGCCACGtggttataaaaaaaacaataagttaatttaactttatataaattatatttattgaactaatagtaaatttttttgtctcTTGTAAAACCcgaaaacatattttacatACCTTAATGTTTCTAAGGCGAATAATGCAACGTCCATTTCTGATCATTTTAAACATAtgtaatttacaaaaatatgatttttacatatattttaaatatccattttcaatttaaattaaaatcttGTATTTGATATTGAATAAACTATTTGTATGAGTTtaagtataaaaaacatctaATGGAAAGAATGTTCATAATGAGTTCTCGTTCGTCCAATGatattgataattttatgcCAAAATTACTAGAATGCTTTAATTTGTAGTCATGTtgcaaaaatataacattttgttacaatttataaaaagtttagTAGAATATCACAGAAAACCGCTCTGATTAtaaagttaaatttaattagcttaaatttttaaaaagatacaattttgtaataatataattgtttcattttttgatttaattgCAATCAGCTTGTGAGAGACATCCtccaaaattttgtaaatttactataaattttaatctcAAACACTAGATGCATAAATTAACTATCAGCAACAATGTTTACGCTTGATATAGTTTCCATGAAGCAACTTTTGTAGAGTTGAATCCAGCAGCCCACAGAATCCTGAAAGATAGCGTCAACGAAATTTCAAATCTATCAAGTATGCTCTTTTTTTGCACCTCAAGTAAAATATCTGAATTGGTtcttattttcatattataTAGTGTGACGCACATAAAGTAACTCCTGATTCTTATTTATCCCATCTCTAGAGTAATAGATAAGTTAATCAtcctaatttttttgtctcGAGACACTACTACAGTAtactattttatttaaaggTTACTTGTAATTCTTTTTGAATGCATGTAACAGTTGTTTGAAATGAAACAAAATGGTTCTGACTTATGAACTAGATTCCCTTTGGATCAGCAGAATAATTTCGATTGTTCGATACAAGATTCGcttctttaaatataatactatttaatattattgtatTAAGGAAATTAATTACGAATGAAA
This window contains:
- a CDS encoding retrovirus related pol polyprotein, whose product is MQFVNKGTFDMATAIKTVGCFSGKKEEDINTWLRDTTFTARVMGLTEDQTARLICLGLRGPALSWIAMAFERVSELDLAEVTKSLKLRFYSSQKTLATLDEFVKPQQFGNLEAFIDFCRKGNSLIEQQTMEYKAVSLIVIKKSPSVLKSILYNFARQCQDWSEFLRRTEEVSWIAFPMKSNTTNTDETLDNRTLKVGPSKKGNIPYTIENYKINSCFTNPCYINVEFNRKRHRALIDTGADVSLIPARVLEGTNIRFTRSSTIIRAASGTQLEITGRCLNINFRTENTSITFSPYVTERTPDYIILGVDAIRTNPILLEQLIRKFANTVKKGSLINKVNYISIEEKYHDMFKTEISELTLCNMGKHQIETTVAKAIYQKNGKIPLHFEEEITQQIKKNLQLGVIRNSRSPWNSRVVPVTKPDGSIRLCIDYRELNKITVKDKYPLPRIDEILDDLADATIFSTLDATSGYYQIALEEVDKEKTAFSWRGGHYEFNRMPFGLCNAPATFQRTMDKIFVKENRKFVIPYLDDIIIYSKNHRNTLKAAGIALNRKKCHFFKEEIKILGNIVTNKTIKPDPEKVKAINEYKEPTNIAQLRSFLGLINYCREFIRNLSAIAAPLYELFKGESKRSVKSISLSKKEKRAFEDLKRLLTEETIRYKINLRKPFILTTDASEQGIGAILSQIGDDGKEHFVSAFSKSLEKAHKNYSTTDKELLAVVKGIENYRHYLLGREFILKTDHKALTYLWEAKNPTSRLLRWAMKLQEYAFQSTYIKGEVNGADGLSRQTPTEKDINIIEATGPSDEDRQKILESYHLDVGHASASTMSFMISQRYKWAGMHKDIKEHVEKFIRSERPNQIWVIDLIGRICDTSGQNSFIFIAIDHYSKWVETAVINYKTGSKIMGLIQQLIIEKHGIPERILTDNGLEFINSDIKDLAEKNGIDWQYSSPEHHETVGAVERANQTLMKILNKITDFGRVSWKNKLPEATRCLNLSYNRSIGTSPFMLRENKLPMLSVDKALDKEEVTFSAEETKSKRDENFEKYKKAIVKGKVEVAKKLNVGDKVLIYRETKSGKFKCNWEDGYVITEIILPDAYVVKKNGKVYRLNKTRVKADTSI